A single genomic interval of Monodelphis domestica isolate mMonDom1 chromosome X, mMonDom1.pri, whole genome shotgun sequence harbors:
- the LOC103106770 gene encoding calphotin-like translates to MAFQVPDGSLPPPYIPVVQVPVAAAPPVLPVLAPPPVCCVTPIHPPRWLLTERFQMRALRPRSFSCMCHNPRVAGQGAPRATALSTLEILSQGAAPLRRRGPAPAAARPRGLPSVIAAAQEPLPIGNVATYVPLYDYFYVGAQSYVLPAQVGVIPQVISAPIAVPYVLPAQAVAPPLVLPVPPEAAPQALLGERPSTAIATQEPSQDALGICVPLHVVPGPSVTPQGLVSRNPVSYVASRK, encoded by the coding sequence tataTCCCTGTGGTGCAGGTCCCCGTGGCTGCCGCACCTCCTGTGCTGCCTGTCTTGGCACCTCCCCCTGTATGCTGTGTGACCCCCATTCACCCTCCCCGTTGGCTTCTGACTGAGCGCTTCCAAATGCGCGCTCTGCGGCCTAGAAGCTTTTCCTGTATGTGCCACAATCCTCGTGTTGCTGGGCAAGGTGCACCTCGTGCCACTGCCCTTTCCACCCTGGAGATCCTGAGCCAAGGGGCCGCTCCTCTGCGGCGCAGGGgccctgctcctgctgctgcccGCCCCCGGGGGCTTCCCTCCGTGATTGCTGCGGCACAGGAGCCCCTTCCTATAGGCAACGTGGCTACCTATGTGCCCTTGTATGATTACTTCTATGTGGGAGCCCAGTCATATGTTCTACCTGCCCAGGTGGGTGTCATCCCACAGGTTATTTCGGCTCCCATTGCAGTACCTTATGTGCTGCCTGCTCAGGCAGTTGCACCTCCATTAGTGCTGCCTGTGCCCCCAGAAGCTGCTCCACAAGCACTTCTAGGAGAGAGGCCCTCCACAGCTATTGCTACCCAGGAGCCCTCACAGGATGCTTTGGGTATTTGTGTTCCACTCCATGTGGTGCCTGGCCCTAGTGTTACTCCACAAGGGCTTGTCTCTCGGAACCCAGTTTCATATGTTGCCTCCCGCAAGTAA